One Candidatus Gastranaerophilales bacterium DNA segment encodes these proteins:
- the ilvN gene encoding acetolactate synthase small subunit: MNHTISVLVRNEAGVLSRISSLFSGRGYNIESLTVAPTIENEFSRVTIVTSGDDKVIEQIMKQLNRLIPTIKVMALQPQDSIERELILCKVCAKDETRSEILRIAEIFNAKIIDVTHKTYTLQAIGDNRQIRSLIELLRQLGIRELVRSGKVAISRENSFNHIKSL; this comes from the coding sequence ATGAATCATACAATATCAGTTTTAGTAAGAAATGAAGCAGGGGTTCTCTCCAGAATAAGCAGTTTGTTTAGTGGCAGAGGATACAATATCGAAAGTTTGACCGTTGCTCCAACTATCGAAAATGAATTTTCAAGAGTAACTATCGTAACAAGCGGTGACGACAAAGTTATTGAACAAATTATGAAGCAATTGAACAGACTAATACCCACAATCAAAGTCATGGCTCTTCAACCGCAAGACTCTATCGAACGGGAGCTTATTTTATGTAAAGTTTGTGCAAAAGATGAGACTCGCTCTGAAATATTACGTATTGCTGAAATTTTTAACGCAAAAATTATCGACGTAACCCACAAAACCTACACTCTTCAAGCAATTGGCGACAACAGGCAAATTCGCTCATTAATTGAACTCTTACGTCAACTGGGGATTAGAGAGCTTGTCCGCTCGGGTAAAGTTGCTATCTCAAGAGAAAACAGCTTCAACCATATAAAATCTTTATAA
- the ilvB gene encoding biosynthetic-type acetolactate synthase large subunit, with translation MTQQTEEKVNLMTGAQIFLECLKDAGVDEIFGYPGGKIISIYEALYNCDFIKHYLVRHEQAAVHAAEGYARVTGKPGVALVTSGPGACNAITGIANAYYDGYPIVVFTGQVDLNQIGNDAFQEADIVGITRSCCKHNYLVSDLRDLPRIVKEAFHIATTGKPGPVVVDLPGNILTEKGKYVPVEKIKLPGYNPTYNGHPRQISKALQMLCNAERPVILSGGGVVMSGAHKEITELANTLGIPVTNTLMGMGTYPADGEMSLGMLGMHGNYWANHAVSNCDVLFAVGTRFNDRITGCLKRFAKDAQIIHVDIDPCSISKNVSVDIPIVGDAKNVLDAMLKEFYEKEYEINSDVKHAWFAQIQEWKQKRALPAVSSEKLNPLTVIKEIYNCTKDLDPIIATEVGQHQMWTAQLYKFNHPRQLVTSGGLGTMGFGFPAAMGASIGLKDKVVINIAGDGSIQMNIQELATCVQYNIPVIVAIINNGYLGMVRQWQEKLFNKHYSETKITSPDYVKVAEAYGALGFRVEKAEDIAPTMKKAIEAKRPVFIDFIVEPFEMVYPWVLAGKPLHNVLLSNDGIEC, from the coding sequence ATGACACAGCAAACCGAAGAAAAAGTAAACTTAATGACAGGGGCTCAAATATTCCTTGAATGTTTAAAAGATGCGGGCGTAGATGAAATTTTCGGCTACCCCGGAGGAAAAATTATCTCTATTTATGAAGCCCTGTATAATTGTGATTTTATTAAACATTATCTTGTTCGTCACGAGCAAGCGGCTGTCCACGCAGCAGAAGGATACGCAAGAGTTACGGGAAAACCCGGAGTAGCACTTGTAACATCCGGACCGGGGGCGTGTAACGCCATTACAGGCATCGCAAATGCCTACTATGACGGCTACCCCATCGTTGTTTTCACAGGTCAGGTGGACTTAAATCAAATAGGAAATGACGCTTTTCAAGAAGCTGACATTGTCGGCATCACTCGTTCTTGCTGCAAACATAATTACTTGGTAAGCGACCTTAGAGATTTACCGAGAATAGTTAAAGAAGCTTTCCATATTGCTACAACAGGAAAACCAGGACCTGTCGTTGTCGATTTACCGGGAAATATCTTAACTGAAAAAGGGAAATACGTTCCCGTAGAAAAAATTAAACTCCCGGGATATAACCCGACCTACAATGGTCACCCCAGACAAATATCAAAAGCCCTCCAAATGCTTTGCAACGCAGAACGTCCTGTAATCTTATCCGGTGGCGGCGTTGTTATGTCAGGAGCTCACAAAGAAATTACAGAGCTTGCTAACACACTTGGTATCCCTGTAACAAATACCCTTATGGGAATGGGGACTTACCCTGCTGATGGCGAAATGTCACTCGGCATGCTCGGAATGCACGGCAACTATTGGGCAAATCATGCCGTTAGCAATTGTGACGTACTTTTCGCTGTAGGCACAAGGTTTAACGACAGAATAACAGGTTGCTTGAAACGCTTTGCTAAAGACGCTCAAATTATCCATGTCGATATTGACCCTTGCTCTATCTCTAAAAATGTAAGTGTTGATATCCCAATTGTAGGCGACGCTAAAAATGTTTTGGACGCAATGCTTAAAGAATTTTACGAAAAAGAATATGAAATTAATTCAGATGTAAAACATGCCTGGTTCGCTCAAATTCAAGAGTGGAAACAAAAAAGAGCACTCCCTGCTGTAAGTTCTGAAAAATTAAATCCGCTTACAGTTATCAAAGAGATTTATAACTGCACGAAAGACCTTGACCCTATTATCGCAACAGAGGTAGGTCAACATCAAATGTGGACCGCTCAATTATACAAATTTAATCATCCGAGACAATTAGTTACATCAGGCGGTTTGGGCACAATGGGCTTTGGTTTCCCTGCTGCAATGGGGGCTAGTATCGGATTAAAAGATAAAGTCGTTATAAACATTGCAGGTGACGGAAGTATCCAAATGAACATACAAGAGCTTGCTACGTGCGTTCAATACAATATTCCTGTAATCGTCGCTATCATCAATAACGGTTACCTCGGAATGGTTCGCCAATGGCAAGAAAAATTGTTCAACAAACATTATTCTGAAACAAAAATTACAAGCCCTGATTACGTAAAAGTGGCTGAAGCATACGGTGCTTTAGGCTTTAGAGTTGAAAAAGCTGAAGACATCGCTCCAACCATGAAAAAAGCTATTGAGGCTAAAAGACCAGTATTTATAGACTTTATCGTAGAACCTTTTGAAATGGTTTATCCATGGGTACTTGCAGGTAAACCTTTGCATAACGTTTTGTTATCCAATGACGGCATAGAATGCTAA
- the metK gene encoding methionine adenosyltransferase, which produces MSSKKYLFTSESVTEGHPDKVCDQISDAILDEFLSKYPKSRVAAETTVTTGMVLVCGEITADCYVDIPQVVRNTIKDIGYEGSAGGGFDCNTCAVLTSIDEQSTDIAGGVNKAFESRDNNADTKDEETNDIGAGDQGIMFGFACDETPELMPLPISLAHRLALKLAEVRKNGTLNYLRPDGKSQVTIEYENDKPVRIDTVVISTQHAPSINGVSDNKAVQEQIKNDIIKYVIEPVFANEELKPDETTKYLINPSGRFVIGGPQGDSGLTGRKIIVDTYGGYSRHGGGAFSGKDPTKVDRSAAYASRYVAKNIVAAGLASKCEIELGYAIGVAEPVSILVDTFGTGKISDDEIMELVKKNFDLRPVSIINQFDLRNLPKKNGGKFYQKLAAYGHMGRADISVPWENTDKVDVLKKALTCSCGK; this is translated from the coding sequence CTGTAACAGAAGGACATCCGGACAAAGTTTGCGACCAAATTTCAGATGCTATTCTTGACGAATTCTTGTCAAAATACCCTAAATCCAGAGTCGCTGCTGAAACAACGGTAACTACAGGAATGGTACTCGTATGCGGCGAAATTACCGCCGATTGCTACGTTGATATTCCTCAAGTAGTTAGAAATACAATTAAAGATATCGGCTATGAAGGCTCTGCCGGTGGCGGTTTCGACTGCAACACTTGTGCTGTATTAACCAGCATTGATGAACAATCTACAGATATCGCAGGTGGCGTCAACAAAGCTTTTGAATCAAGAGATAACAACGCTGACACCAAAGATGAAGAAACTAACGATATCGGTGCCGGTGACCAAGGTATCATGTTCGGTTTCGCTTGTGACGAAACTCCGGAACTTATGCCACTACCTATCAGCTTAGCTCACCGATTGGCTTTGAAACTTGCTGAAGTCAGAAAAAACGGAACCTTAAACTATTTAAGACCCGATGGCAAATCTCAAGTAACCATAGAATACGAAAACGACAAACCTGTAAGAATTGACACTGTCGTTATCTCTACTCAACACGCCCCTTCAATCAATGGCGTTTCTGACAACAAAGCAGTTCAAGAACAAATTAAAAATGACATTATTAAATACGTTATCGAACCTGTCTTTGCTAACGAGGAACTTAAACCTGATGAAACTACAAAATACTTAATCAACCCATCAGGAAGATTCGTAATCGGCGGACCTCAAGGTGACTCAGGTCTAACAGGAAGAAAAATTATCGTAGATACCTACGGCGGATACTCAAGACATGGTGGCGGTGCATTCAGCGGAAAAGACCCAACGAAAGTCGACCGCTCTGCTGCTTACGCTTCAAGATATGTTGCTAAAAATATTGTCGCAGCTGGTCTTGCTTCTAAGTGCGAAATAGAACTCGGCTACGCTATCGGCGTCGCTGAACCTGTCTCAATTTTAGTTGACACTTTCGGCACCGGCAAAATCTCTGATGATGAAATCATGGAATTAGTCAAAAAGAACTTTGACCTTAGACCTGTTTCTATCATCAACCAATTCGACCTTAGAAACTTACCTAAGAAAAATGGCGGTAAATTCTACCAAAAACTAGCAGCTTACGGTCACATGGGACGTGCCGATATATCTGTTCCGTGGGAAAATACCGACAAAGTTGATGTCTTGAAAAAAGCATTAACTTGCAGTTGCGGAAAATAA